The Astatotilapia calliptera chromosome 22, fAstCal1.2, whole genome shotgun sequence region CGCTGTTTTCACCCGTCTCGTTAGAGTCACGTAGTGACGACCAGTCCTATAATGATGCTGTCTGTTcaagataaataaaacaataaaaaaagattaaaaaataattaacggTGaggtaaaaatgtgaaattaatgGGAGGGGAAGCATAAATGCCGTCCTGGGCCTAAGATTGTTGAAGGTTTAGATTTTCTCGTCATTAAAAACAGCCTGAAGCTGTTAAAGGAAACTAAGTGTTTTAGTTCCAGTGTCTCAGTGACGAGCAGCCACACGTGAAGCAAACATGAAAGAAAGGTGAAAGTGCGAGCAGCCCACACAAAGAAACTGGACTAAAAATCAGTCGTTTGTCCTTCAGCACCAACAAGAACTGTCAATCAGGTTTTTTGAGATGCCACTGAGGTGATTGTGCACAATCGTATTTAACGCGAGTGGGTCATAAGTGGAGCGTTTTTAATTATAACGAGGAGAAACTAATCACCGCAATAATTTAAAACTGAAGGAGGAAATTCTGTGGAAACAGAGCGAACCCACACATGACGAGCCTCTGTCACAGCCACGGAAACACTGAGACGAGCTGCGCGTTCGTGCTTTAAATCAGGCTTTACATCGGCAAATAAAAGAACGCGATTAACCCCGAACTCCCATCTGAGCGCCGCTGACAGTTTCCTTTATCGCTCTGCATTGTTCGGCTGTACGTCGCACGTCACGCTTTGTTGCAGAGTTTATGAAATAAACAGCAGCCAGAAGGATTCGAGTGTGCTGTCAGTGCAGGTTCACGCCGTGGTGTTTTCAAAGGCTGAGCCAGAAACCCGGAGCAGGCTCACGGGAAGAATAAAAGGCTTGCCCAAATTATAGTGGAGATATTGGTTTCCAACGTAATGGCTGTGTTATTTGGCCAAACATGTCCCAAGCTCCTTGAAGGAGAGGCAGACTAAATAGAGTCATGTAGATTTGTAGGTTAATGTCCTGAAAACAATGTTAATGTGGCAACtagaaaacagcagcacaagCCCGTCGAGGGGAAGCGCAAATTTACTTTGGCTGCACAGGTCACCACAAAAGGTGCCAGTGGGTAGAAAACGGTGCTGAAAGTACCAGGGGTGCAGTTCGGTAAACACTGACTGCACGAATTATCGAGGAGAAGCGAAGGAGCGAGGTGGAATTTGGTGACTGGGATATAGGAATAAGATTGACTCGACTCTTtatgaaaaattattttcatttccatcattTCATCTACATAATAAAGGAGGTGGTCACACCGAGAAACGGGGGAATTATAGAGGGCTGTCAGCAGCTGTCAGTGTAGGACTACGTATCCGTGATTTCAGGGCTTAATTTGCTGTTTCTCTGCCAATTGTGGCAAATTATTCAGTCACTTTACATATACTTACGCAGCATTGTAAGAGTCCTTCACTACACGAcctgcttttaaaaacatttcagtaaaaaagcaaaagcagaaaaacttcCACATTATATCTTCATCCTGTTCTCACCGAATCAAAGCGCTTCTCAAATGTAAGACTGAAACCTTAAATCACATCTCTGATCGACACACCGGGCTGAGACTGAGCGTCTccttctttgtgttttcacagACTCGTATTGATGTCTTGATTAACTTGTTGATGCTGAATCATGATAGCCATCACTCCgctttaaaacctttaaaacctTCTTGTAGATCAAACGAGGGCAGATAAATGGAGAACGACATGCAGCTTAAATTCCATTAACAGTTTAGTTTTCTTTATTCTGATTGTTTGctttatgtaaaaatgtaatcgTAAACATTTCACAGTAATTTTATCTGCCTGCATGACTGGTTAAACAAAGGGTTTCAACATTCATTACACAGGCCTGCAGGCCGGTCTGTAGGGAAGCCACCAACTGGTAAATGTTTACAGACAAGTCTGTGGCTTCCATGCAAATTACAGACAACTGCAGCAACCTGTTAGAGACCAAAACAATTCTAAGgaggttttcagtgcagcacTGTGGACCTCTTTGTGACCAATTTGATGCTAGCATATTCCATCAAAGCCTCGCGAATGCTTGCAAAATACACACCTTTCCACTTACGACCAGTGGCTACCAGTGGATTGAAACGTACTATCCGGCAAAACGTGAACCGAAAGTCTTCAAGGGGAAATAAACCATGGACTCTTAGCTGGTAAAGTTTCAACTTTCAAAATTAGTGGTACTTAGACGATACCTCATAAGGTTGACATCCACAGCAAATGAAAATGCTTTTCATAAAAAAATCCTTCCAAAATTTTTAACTTAGGTTTCTGAAAATTTGCCTATTCAGCATGAGGTTAAAATAAAACCCTACCCTAACCATGGATGGGTCTGAATGAAAGGGTGactgtggttcagggggttgggaatcgcatctgtaaccggaaggtcgccggttcgatccctgggctctctgtcctggtcgttgtgtccctgtttaccctacttgcctactggtgttggccagaggggccgatggcgcgatatggcagcctggcttctgtcagtctgccccagggcagctgtggctacaactgtagcttgcctccaccagtgtgtgaatgtgagagtgaatgaatagtggcattgtaaagcgctttgggtgccttgaaaagcgctatagaaatccactccattattattaatccATTGTCTGTAGTGGTCCAGGTCTGGAGGTGACTAAGAGGCTAACCGCTAACAACAGATTGcctttcaattatttatttgacCTATTTGGCAAACCCAAATGGAActcttaaaatataatttaaaataacttttaaaagcaaacatCTTCTCATTTCTGAATCTATGATTgtttagcatgtggctaaaaCCTAGTTAACCCTACCCATAAGGCCATCTCTTGGACTGTATGAGGAAAACCACTTtatattctgtgtatttcttctaaacagaaaacatgtcaaagtAAAGAACTGTGAATTAAGTACCTGCCAGCAAACTGGTCTTGGAGCTCATCGTGCTGTTGATTGTTGAGGCTGTTGGTGCGCTGGTCCATCAGCCAGCCCATCTCAACCTCCAGCACcttactgttgttgtttgttacgGCTCCTTCCTGACAGCGCTGGATGATGCTGGGTGGAATGTTTTCAGGGGAACACATAGGCAGCCCCTGTCCTCCATTCACGCCATTGTTGTGAAAAAGTTCTGCCAAGTCCATGCTGCCGCTCTGCAGCCGACTATCGGTGAACCAGCGGGCCAGTTCTCCGCGAGCCAGTCCTGTCCGACCCTCCAGCTGGCTGAACTCCTCAGGGGAAGGCCACCGCGTTTGAGCAAAATCGTCCTTGAGGAGCGCCAGGGATCGGCCGTCTGGAGGCACTGAGCAGGAATTCAGATTGGGGACGGAAGGTGCAATGGTGCCAGGAGCAATCATGGACAGGGGGTGTGAAGTTGGTGGAGGGCTTTTAAGGAGGCCTACACCGGTGCTTGGTTTGTGAATCCCATTCAGTTGCAGTGCTTGGTGCTGATGTAGCTGTTTCTCAGTGATGGCACCAATGCCATTGCCGCCCATCCTTTTAGTGCCCATGGAGTTCAGAAGGGCTTGCTCCAGGTTGTCACGAAGCGCGCGGCGCTCTGCAAACCAGCTGTCGATTTCCTGATGAGACAGGCGGGTTATGGCCGACAGATTATCCACGTCGCTGTGTGTAGGAAAGCTGTTCCGCAAGAAGTTCTCCTCCAAGATCTTCAGTTGTTTTGCCGTTTTTCCTTTCATCCTCTCCAGCAAGGGGAACTGGGTCAGCACCGAGGACTTATGTTGAAAATCTGGTTTTGGTACTGCTGGGATGTCCCCACCGTCCAAATGTAAGATTCCATTATTGTGACCAGGAGAGGTCTGATCAAAGGGCCATTTCCCGTCCATTCGAGACGTTCCATTGGCCTCTGGCAGAGGACTGACTACCTTGTCTCCTCTGGGGTAGCTGGCTTTCAGCTCCACTCCTTGCTGCTCTTTTAATTTCTTGCCATCCAAGGAGAACGCTGAAATCTGGGATGGAGCTTTAGCCGGAGCACGGATGGACTGGATAATTGTCGGCCTCCTTACCTGTGAAGTAATGAGCGGAGGGGAGTTCGGCAAATTTAAATCAGAAGCTGGCAAATTGTGAGAACTGGGGTGTTTTTCTTTGGAAGGGACGGGCACGGTACGGGGAATAAGTAAACTGTTTCTGAACGGAGAGACAGAGATCGGTGGGGGGGCAATCATTGGCCTTGTTAACGACTCTGGAAAGACTATGGAGGGCAGAGACACCACCGGCTTTGTTTTGGGATTTCCTGACGCCGAGAGAATCTTCCCTTTGGAAGAcaaagatgatgatgacaaCGATGGAGGCGGTGGCATTAAAGGCACAGCAGCGGATGACCTCTTCATCTCTGTGGTAACCAGAGGAACTGCTACAGGTCTTTTCATCTCCACGGGAACAAGAGGTGGAGCCATTGGGAGGCGGCCTTttgggggaggaggtggtgggggAGGAGCCATTAGGACCTTGTCTTTAGGGTCACCAGAGTGGGGCGCCACTGCCATGATGGGTCGCTTGGACTCAAACACTGTTGACAGCTGTGTCGGCAGGGGTCGCTTAAGGGAGTGGCTAGAGCCTGCCGGGGAGTTTGTGGTGACTACAGTTAGCCCATTGGGCGCAGTCGTCCGGACGTGACCGAGATGCTCGACTGTCGTGTGGACGATGGGCTGCTGTGAGGCTTTGGCAGACGGCCGAGAGATGGGGCTTGTAGGCAAGACGGTGAACGTGTGATGAGCAGGAGGGATGGAGCCATTAAACATTTTCTTCCTGGCTTCCTCCACCTCTTCTGGGGACCAAGTGATACCTTGCTTCAGCCGCTGGGTAGTGAACCAGACTTTGATCTGTTCCTCCGGGTGCTTGGAGGCAGCTGTAAGCCATGACAGCTCAGCATGCGTTGGGTATGGGAATTTATTAAAGGAGGCGATCAGCGTCAGGTTGTTGTCTAAAGAAGGGTTATATTTGGTGGTGTTCAAGGGAACGGCTATTTTTGGTACAGAGTTAAAGTTGGGTGGACGCTGGAGCATTGGGGTGACATGGGAGAGCCCTTGGACGATGGTGGGTTCAGGGATGATGACTGTTCCGTTGATGTTCACTGCTGTGATTTGGTCCTTCTGGATCAAACCGTCCAGCTGGCTTTTCAGTTCGCTCCCTCCAAAGAGCGTGTGCACACTACCCGGAGATTTCACTGTGGTAGATATGCAAGGTGGAAACACAGAGCTACTGTGGCTTTCACCTTTTTCATTTGTCACGTCGCATTCAGCTGAATTGTCCTTGCCTTCGATTGTCTGCTCTAAGATAGTCTGATTGTTCATTTTTATCCTCTTGAACTTGAAGTTCGTCTCACCTGGGTGCCGGCTCTCGTTGTGCTCTGTGAGCGAGTCAAACTTCTTGGTGTTGAAGTTGCAGACAGCACAGAGGTACAGTGGATTTAGAATGACGTTAGGATGGCTCGAGTCCACGTGTTCTTTGAAGTCATTCAGGTTCTGCGTCGAAAACGGGCAGTATTTGCACTCGTAACCTCTTCCCTGCTTCTTCTGGGACACCGGGTCTGATTCTGGCGCTTCTTTGTCCTTCCCCCCTCTGGCTTCTACATCTTCGATGACAGGGGGGTGATCTTCACATCCAGACTGCTGCTCTTTGTCtaagtgttttggaaatgcCTTCCGGTCTGGATTATCTCCATTATCCTTCATGAGGTTTTGACTCTTTTTCGCAGATTCAGGTGGTTCATTTTCTCTCACATCTTTGCTTGCCAATATTTCCATGTCCATCACCTCCTCCGGGTCATCTTGTTCATCAGGCAGGTTGCTGATGACCCGGACCATGCAGGGGGTGGAGGACTTTCTACGACTGGACATGAttgcggctgctgctgctgctggtgatgatggtggtgcTGGTGTTGCTGATTGTGTTGACGATATTGTttttggctgctgctgctgctgctggtgctggtCGAGGACGTCAGCGTGTCTGCGTTGGGGGGTCTTTACTGGGGCGGAACGGAGCAGGTGGTTGTGGAAAGTGGTAGGCGGTTGGATGTGGAGTCtccagtgtgtgagagggagGGCGAGAACCGGCTGACGGCGCTGGCCCAGGACCGGTTGTGCAGTGGCGTCTCCCGCTCACTGGCAGTGTCAGCTACCGACCTCGGCGTCATGGGAGGGCATCACAGACAGCAGCGGCGTTCAAGCTGCACGGGGACgaagacaaagagagaaaacgACACATTAATACTGTTTGTGTTCAGTGAGCTGTGAGGAAGCCACTTAGAAAGGGCTAAAAATCTGAGAAAAACATGTCGGAGAGAGAAAGACGTCACTATAATAATGTTTGTGTCTGATGTTCACTCCAAACAGGATAAACAACAGGGAAAGTGCATGATGggcaatgaaagaaagaggggaaaactAGATAATCTGCACTTTGGTAAACAAGCCTTTTTGATGAAACATCCTTTGTTTGAGGTGAAATCAGCACAGGAACAGGAAAAAAGAGTGGAGAGAATCACTTATAGGGATACAGTTTTAATCAAAAGTTTATCATCTTGGACATGAATGTTTTAGTAATGCTTTCATATTTCACAATTTCTGAGAACTTTTTCTGGAGCTGAATTATTTCACAACCTCTAAGAttatgagaaaaagaaacaaactcaaTAATTTAGTGAAcaagttttaatttattatagATTTCCTGAAA contains the following coding sequences:
- the LOC113014752 gene encoding zinc fingers and homeoboxes protein 2-like codes for the protein MSSRRKSSTPCMVRVISNLPDEQDDPEEVMDMEILASKDVRENEPPESAKKSQNLMKDNGDNPDRKAFPKHLDKEQQSGCEDHPPVIEDVEARGGKDKEAPESDPVSQKKQGRGYECKYCPFSTQNLNDFKEHVDSSHPNVILNPLYLCAVCNFNTKKFDSLTEHNESRHPGETNFKFKRIKMNNQTILEQTIEGKDNSAECDVTNEKGESHSSSVFPPCISTTVKSPGSVHTLFGGSELKSQLDGLIQKDQITAVNINGTVIIPEPTIVQGLSHVTPMLQRPPNFNSVPKIAVPLNTTKYNPSLDNNLTLIASFNKFPYPTHAELSWLTAASKHPEEQIKVWFTTQRLKQGITWSPEEVEEARKKMFNGSIPPAHHTFTVLPTSPISRPSAKASQQPIVHTTVEHLGHVRTTAPNGLTVVTTNSPAGSSHSLKRPLPTQLSTVFESKRPIMAVAPHSGDPKDKVLMAPPPPPPPPKGRLPMAPPLVPVEMKRPVAVPLVTTEMKRSSAAVPLMPPPPSLSSSSLSSKGKILSASGNPKTKPVVSLPSIVFPESLTRPMIAPPPISVSPFRNSLLIPRTVPVPSKEKHPSSHNLPASDLNLPNSPPLITSQVRRPTIIQSIRAPAKAPSQISAFSLDGKKLKEQQGVELKASYPRGDKVVSPLPEANGTSRMDGKWPFDQTSPGHNNGILHLDGGDIPAVPKPDFQHKSSVLTQFPLLERMKGKTAKQLKILEENFLRNSFPTHSDVDNLSAITRLSHQEIDSWFAERRALRDNLEQALLNSMGTKRMGGNGIGAITEKQLHQHQALQLNGIHKPSTGVGLLKSPPPTSHPLSMIAPGTIAPSVPNLNSCSVPPDGRSLALLKDDFAQTRWPSPEEFSQLEGRTGLARGELARWFTDSRLQSGSMDLAELFHNNGVNGGQGLPMCSPENIPPSIIQRCQEGAVTNNNSKVLEVEMGWLMDQRTNSLNNQQHDELQDQFAGRLRQQSVAELKNGGQNGGVLGGVREVFGTWLEDSRRGRELLVDREKKMAEDASGRLTG